From a single Stackebrandtia endophytica genomic region:
- a CDS encoding lysophospholipid acyltransferase family protein: MADFVYPPVIGLARTMFRVLDMRITVIGEEHIPTTGGAVLASNHISYLDFIFCGLSARPSKRLVRFMAKQEIFSHGIGGPLMRGMHHIPVDRESGSASYEAAVSALTAGEVVGVFPEATISTSFTVKQIKSGAVRMASAARVPLIPVALWGTQRLWTKGRRRELTKRHVPIMIVVGEPLTFGADDDPAEVTRTLRVRMQQLLDQAQRDYPETPGEDETWWQPAHLGGSAPEPIDFATED, from the coding sequence GTGGCTGACTTCGTATACCCCCCGGTGATCGGTTTGGCTCGGACCATGTTCCGGGTCCTCGACATGCGGATCACCGTGATCGGGGAGGAACACATCCCCACCACCGGTGGCGCGGTGTTGGCCAGCAACCACATCAGTTATCTGGACTTCATCTTCTGCGGATTGTCGGCCCGCCCGTCGAAACGACTGGTGCGATTCATGGCGAAGCAGGAGATCTTCAGCCACGGCATCGGCGGGCCGCTGATGCGCGGCATGCACCACATCCCGGTGGATCGGGAGTCGGGCAGCGCCTCGTACGAGGCGGCGGTCTCCGCATTGACCGCCGGTGAGGTCGTCGGGGTTTTTCCGGAAGCGACCATCAGCACCTCCTTCACCGTCAAGCAGATCAAGTCGGGCGCGGTCCGGATGGCGTCGGCCGCAAGGGTTCCACTGATTCCGGTGGCGCTGTGGGGGACTCAGCGGTTGTGGACCAAGGGACGCCGACGAGAGCTGACGAAGCGGCACGTCCCGATCATGATCGTGGTGGGGGAACCGCTGACATTCGGCGCCGATGACGATCCCGCAGAGGTCACTCGGACGCTTCGCGTTCGCATGCAGCAACTGTTGGACCAGGCCCAACGCGATTACCCGGAGACCCCCGGTGAGGACGAGACCTGGTGGCAACCGGCTCACCTGGGCGGTTCAGCGCCGGAGCCGATCGATTTCGCCACCGAGGACTAG
- the coaE gene encoding dephospho-CoA kinase, which yields MLTVGLTGGIGSGKSTVSGYLVEQGAVLIDSDVLAREVVAVGTEGLAEVVEAFGAEVLDTEGGLDRAELARRVFGDDAARRRLEKIIHPRVRARAVEITEGAPADAVVVQDIPLLTEVGLAPTFDLVMVVEAPRTLRRDRLVGRGMTLEAADARINAQTTDEQRRRVADVVIDNSGSLEATAVAVATVWRDRLIPFEDNKRHRRSVQHEGPVRVVDYDPDWPRRYERIAARLRHILGDEVERIDHIGSTSVPGLPAKDIIDVQITVTDLAVADRFADRLTDAGFPRSSIRYDDPKPDAPDRAAWRKRFHGCADPANLCNIHVRAVGSAGWAFALSMRDFLREHPDERDAYADLKRSVADEATDLVDYIQRKTPWFDELAPRLSRWAAESDVLAHYR from the coding sequence GTGCTGACTGTGGGCCTCACCGGCGGAATCGGATCGGGAAAGAGCACCGTGTCGGGCTACCTGGTCGAACAGGGAGCCGTCCTCATCGACTCCGATGTCTTGGCGCGCGAGGTCGTCGCCGTCGGTACCGAGGGGCTCGCCGAAGTCGTCGAGGCTTTCGGCGCCGAGGTCCTGGACACCGAGGGCGGCCTCGATCGGGCCGAACTGGCACGGCGAGTCTTCGGGGACGACGCCGCCCGACGGCGCCTTGAGAAGATCATCCACCCGAGGGTTCGTGCCCGCGCCGTCGAGATCACCGAGGGGGCACCGGCCGACGCCGTCGTCGTACAGGATATTCCACTATTGACGGAGGTGGGTCTGGCGCCGACCTTCGACCTCGTCATGGTGGTGGAGGCGCCCCGGACGCTGCGTCGCGACCGCCTGGTGGGGCGGGGTATGACCTTGGAGGCCGCCGACGCCCGAATCAACGCCCAGACGACCGATGAACAGCGCCGTCGAGTAGCCGATGTGGTTATCGACAACTCCGGATCGCTGGAGGCGACCGCCGTCGCCGTCGCGACGGTGTGGCGTGACCGGTTGATCCCCTTCGAGGACAACAAACGACACCGTCGCAGCGTCCAGCACGAGGGTCCCGTCCGCGTCGTCGACTACGACCCCGACTGGCCGCGTCGTTACGAGCGGATCGCCGCCCGACTGCGCCACATCCTCGGCGACGAGGTCGAACGCATCGACCACATCGGATCGACGTCGGTGCCGGGACTGCCCGCAAAGGACATCATCGACGTCCAGATCACCGTCACCGATCTGGCGGTGGCCGACCGGTTCGCCGACCGCCTCACCGACGCCGGTTTCCCGCGGTCCTCGATACGATATGACGATCCCAAACCGGACGCCCCCGACCGTGCCGCCTGGCGGAAGCGGTTCCACGGCTGTGCCGACCCGGCGAATCTGTGCAACATCCACGTCCGAGCCGTTGGATCAGCCGGGTGGGCGTTCGCGCTGTCGATGCGCGACTTCCTGCGTGAGCACCCCGACGAACGCGACGCCTACGCCGACCTCAAGAGGTCGGTGGCCGACGAGGCCACCGACCTGGTCGACTACATCCAACGCAAGACCCCCTGGTTCGACGAACTGGCGCCCCGACTGAGCCGGTGGGCGGCCGAGTCCGACGTGTTGGCGCACTACCGCTGA
- a CDS encoding class I SAM-dependent methyltransferase, with translation MRDYRALVDEAASVSVDGWDFSWLAGRADEQRPSWGYASAMAERLSTANRALDVDTGGGEVLNEAADLPALTVATESWPPNLARAAESLSPRGVNLVRTRDASALPFRDAVFDLVTSRHPVKVWWHEIARVLAPGGTYFAQHVGPASAVEVTEWFLGPQPDAWEHRRPETDRAEAEAAGLSIIDLRCERLRMEFFDVGAMIYFLRKVIWILPEFTVERYEHRLRALHDHIVANGSFVAHSSRFLIEGAKPQR, from the coding sequence ATGCGTGACTATCGTGCCCTCGTGGACGAAGCGGCCTCGGTGTCGGTCGACGGTTGGGATTTCAGTTGGCTGGCCGGCCGCGCCGACGAGCAGCGGCCCTCGTGGGGGTACGCCTCCGCCATGGCCGAACGGTTGTCGACCGCGAACCGGGCATTGGACGTCGACACCGGAGGCGGCGAAGTCCTCAACGAGGCGGCGGACCTGCCCGCGTTGACGGTCGCGACCGAGTCGTGGCCACCCAACCTCGCGCGAGCGGCGGAGTCGCTGTCACCGCGTGGGGTCAACCTGGTCCGCACACGGGATGCCTCGGCTCTGCCGTTTCGAGACGCGGTGTTCGACCTGGTCACCAGTCGGCACCCGGTCAAGGTGTGGTGGCACGAGATCGCGCGGGTTCTGGCACCCGGCGGGACCTACTTCGCCCAGCACGTCGGCCCGGCGAGCGCGGTCGAGGTGACCGAGTGGTTCCTGGGCCCGCAGCCGGACGCCTGGGAGCATCGCCGCCCCGAGACCGACCGCGCCGAGGCCGAAGCCGCAGGCCTGTCCATCATCGACCTACGTTGTGAACGACTTCGCATGGAGTTCTTCGACGTCGGGGCGATGATCTATTTCCTGCGCAAGGTGATCTGGATCCTCCCGGAGTTCACCGTGGAACGTTATGAACACCGATTGCGGGCGCTGCACGATCACATCGTCGCCAACGGCTCCTTCGTGGCGCATTCAAGCCGGTTCCTGATCGAGGGGGCCAAACCTCAGCGGTAG